GTCCCGCGTGTACGCGACCGACCAGCTCAGCCTGGGCGAGGGCTCGCGGTTCGTCGGCACCTACCGCGCACACGGCCTGCTCATCCCGGTGTGGGACCTGCCGGAGGAGCAGACCGCGCAGCGCTGGGAGGCCGCCGTGGCGGCGACGTACGAGGCACTGACCGCGGCCGAGGCGTCCACCGAGCCGATGACCGCCGCCGAGCGCCGCGTACGCGACGGACTGCGACTGCGCCAGATGACCCTGCGCTGACGACTATGCGAGGCCCGGATAGGCCGTGAACCCGCGGCCTCGGATGGTCGTGTCGCGGCGCTGACACGACTACCGTACGAACAGTGACCGAGAGCGCGGCGGAACCACCGGCCGGCGGCGACGAACCAGTCGCCGTGGCGGCCGAGGCGGAGCTCGGGCCGGAGGCCGCCGAGGAGGACGGCCTCGACCTCGCCGACGGCGATGCCGAGGCGGTCGAGGCGTTGCGCGCCGCACTCGACTGCCTGCACGGCGACCAGTTCGACGACATCATCGAGGCGTTGCGCGCGGCGGCCCGTGCCGAGGACCTGGCGCTGTCCACCCCGGACGGCGTGGCGGCCGCGTTCGCGCAGGTCATCGCGGAGCTGCAGGCTCGCGGCGTACGCGTCGACGGCCGGCCGATCAGCGGGCCGCTGGACGTGCTCGGCTGGATGGCCCGCGGCATCGAGGCGGTCGAGGCCGGCGAGCCATACTTCGACCTCGACCCGGGCCGACCGGACGCCGCACGGATGTTCTGGGCCGGCGATGTCATCGACCCGCAGACCGGTGAGTATGTCGCCGCCGATCCGAGTGCACCGGCCGGCGAGGACAACCGGCTGTCCAACAAGCACTTCGCCACCGTCGTGTCGAGCAAGCTGTGGCAGGAAGGCGTGGCCGCGACGCCGGTGGAGGAGACGCCGGACGGCCGGCTGATCAACAAGCTCGGCCTCGGCCGGCGCGCGGTCGGCGACTATCTGTCCGGCCTCATCGACTCCATGGAGGCCACCGGCACGGCCGCCGCCGACATGTCGCTGATGTGGCGCATCGGTGGGGGCGGCGGAGGCAGCGGCCGCAGCTCGAAGGCGGCGGTGAAGTCCTTCGGCAACGTCGTCGACCAGTTCCTGCACACGCAGTACGGCCTTCAGGCGTCGACCGCGATCTACGGTGCTCGCGCCGCTGGCGCGGCCGTGCCGGCGGTCGGTGTCGTGACCCAGGGTGCGTACGCCGCCTCGACGTACGCACAGCACGTGGCTCCCGCGCTCCGCGGAGCAGAGCCCGTCGTTGTCTACATGGCACAGGGCCGTGCGGCCGACGGCACGCGGTTGGCGCCGGCCGCGGCACGTCCGCGTCCGGTGACCGCCGCGGAGTTGGCCGCCGCGGCTCCGGTCGCGGCCGCCGGTGGTGCGGCGGCCGGCGTCGCTGGAGCCGCCGGCGCGGCGGCTGCCGAGACCGCTGCCGCTGGTACGGCGACCGTTGCTACGGCGACCGGCGGTGCGGCGGCGGCCACTGGAACGACCGCCGGAGTGGCAGGTGCCGAAGCCGGCGTCGCCGCCGGTGCGGCCGCGGGAGCAGCCGCGGCGGAGGAAGAGGAAAAGCAGTCCATTCTCGGCAAGTTGTGGGATCGCGCCAAGCCTGGCGACAAGCAGACCCCGAGCGATGTCACGAGCGGCAGGGAGGCCGCCAAGCTGGCCAGGGCCGAAGGCGGCGGCGAGCCGCCGGAGCCACTGGTCAGCTCGCAGTTCCGCGGCAACCAGGCCGCCAAGGTCGACGGACCGGCCGAACCACCGCGTACGCCTGCCGAGCCGTCAACTGGGCCGTCAGCTGGGCCGCCTGTCGAGCCGCCTCCGGCGGTCCACGTCGTCCAGGCCGACCAGTCGCCGATCGACCTCCGGTCAACGCCGCCGAGCACACCTGCGCCGCCGGCCACTCCACCGGTCACGCCGCCAGCCACACCGGTCGTGCCACCTGCCGTCAGCGCGCCACAGGCGCGCCCGGCACCACCGCGTACGCAGCCCCCTGCCGCCGCCGCGCCAGCCGTGCGCCAGGCACCGCCGGGTGTCCAGCCAGCCGACCAACCCCAGCAACCACTTCCGCCGCTGCCGTCGCGCGCCGAGCCACCACCACAAGGTGACCTGGCCGCGCCGCTGCCGGCCGCCGAGGCGCAACGCGCTCGCGACCTCCTCGACCGCGCCCGCCGCGCGCGCGAGCAGGCCCGGGGCCGTGGTGGCTCCGGCCAACCCCGCGAACGCCGCGCGTCACTGCCGCAGGAGCAGCCGCGTCCTCGCCAGTCACCACACCGGCCGAGCAAATAGCCAAGCTCAGCCGAGGTGGTCGAGCCGGTTGTAGTCGAGGAGTTCCCAACGGTCACCGCGCCGCCGCCAGCGCGTCACCGACGAGTTGCGCACCGGGTCGTCGCGTACGACCGAGCGCAGGTCGTCCTCGCTGAGGCCTTCGAGCACATAGCGAAGCATCAGTACGACCGCGTCGTGCGCGACGATGAGCGTGCGGTGGTCGTCCAGCTCGGCCAGTACGCCGCGGACCCGGATGCCGACATCGGCCAGCGACTCGCCGCCAGGCGGCCGGTAGAAGAGGTCGCCGACCCGGTCGCGGCGAGCCGACTCCTGCGGAAACCGGCGCCGGATGGCACCGGCGGTGAGCAGCTCGAAGGCCCCCATGTCACGGTCGCGCAGCCGCTCGTCCAGTGACAGCGGCGGCGCCGGCGTGAACGCTTCGCTGATCAGCTCGGCGGTGGCTCGTGCGCGTACGAACACCGATGACCGGATGACCTGTGGCCGTTCGCCGGACGGCAGGCCGGCCAGCCAGCGGCCGAGCGCCAGCGACTGGCGGCGGCCGGTCTCGGTCAGCACCACGTCCGCGTCGCGCGGTGGCAGGCCGGTCGGCTCCACGCCGGTCCGGTCGGCGATCGCGAAGGCCGCGTTGGCCGCGCTTTCCCCGTGGCGTACGGCGATGACCTGACGTTCCATCGCCGCGCGTCCCTCCCCGGTCTACCGCTGCAGGGGCTCGCGGCTGACCGGACAGGACATGCAGCGTGGCCCGCCGCGTCCGCTGCCGAGCTCGGAGCCGGCGATCCGGACGACTTCGATGCCGGCCTCCTCCAGCCGCGCGTTGGTCTCGATGTTGCGCTCGTACGCGACCGCCAGCCGCGGCTCGATGCACAGCGTGTTGTTGCCGTCGTCCCACTGCTCGCGCTCGGCGGTGACCGGGTCGAGGCCGGTGTCGATGACCCGCAGCATGTCGATCCGCATCGCCTTCGCCGCCGCGGTCAGGAACGGCTCCGGCCCGGTCAGCCGGGGCTGCTCGCCGGCCGTCATCGTGTAGGCGACCAGGCTGTCGGCGATGTTCGGATACATCACCACCGCGTCCACGTCGACCATCGTGCAGATCGTGTCCAGGTGCATCGTGGCGCGTTCCTGCGCGATCGGCAGCGCCAGCACGGTGTGCGCCAGGCCGCGCTCGAAGACCCGCTGTGCCAGCCGCTCGGCACCGGCCGGGGTCGTACGCTCGCCGACGCCGACCGCGATCACGCCGGGGGCGAGCAGCAGCACGTCACCGCCTTCGACGTGCTCGAAGCCCGGCTCGTACACCAGCTCGGTGCCGGCGAACCGCGGATGGTGCGTGTAGATCGCCTCGGTGAGCGTGGTCTCGCGCGACCGGGCCGGCATCGCGAAACTGGTCACCGCCACTTGGTCGCCGATCCACACACTGGAGTCGCGGGTGAACAGCAGGTTCGGCAGCGGGTCGATGACGAAGTCGTGCTCGTCCATCAGCGTGTACGTGAGCGTGTCGCGGCCGGTGCGCAGCTCGTGGTGCGCGAGACCCGCCATCAGGACCTCGGCGAGCGCGGTCGGCTCGAGCGTGTCCAGCAGCTGTCCGACCGCCTTGCGCAGGCCGACACCGAGCCGCGGGTCGGCGAGCACGGCCTCGGTCACCATCGCGCGCGCGTCTGGCACCGCGAGCGTCTCGCGTACGAGATCCGCCAGATAGAGCACTTCGACGCCGTGGCCGCGCAGCGCCTCGGCGAAGGCGTCGTGCTCTTCCTGTGCGCGGCCGACCCATGGGATGCCGTCGAAGAGCAGGTCGTCGTTGTTGCGTGGGGTGAGCCGTTTCAGCTCGGGTCCCGGCCGGTGCAGCATGACGGTGCGCAGCCGTCCTACCTCGCTGTCGGCGTACGGTTTCGCAGGCGGTGCGGTCACAGCAGCACCATATGCGCCGGCACCGGCAGGGATAACCCGAGGAGCCTTACGTGGCGCGCATAATTCGCTATGCGTGCCGTACGGTCGTGACTGATGGTCAGCATTGGTGATGAATTGTACGCCATGTCACGTTTCGTGCTATTTGTCGGAAAAGCTGTCTGACCAGCTCCGACATGTAACGAAAAGCCATCTCTGGAACGAAAAACAGGGTGGCGTCCGGTGGTGAGAATGTGACTTACCGTCGCCTGTCAACAGAAATACTGAGATTTACGGGGCCTTGGTTGTTGTCGTGTGCGCCAGACCGGTAATCTCGCGCGCCAAGGCAGTGCTAGCCGGAAACGGTGCCAAAGGAGTCACGTGCTGGATCTGCGCGGCGCGACACGGTGCGGTGTCGGCACCGCGGTGTGCCGTGTGCGCGCCAGCCGGGCCCTGCGCGTGATGCTGACGGTGGCCGCGGTGGCCGTCGGTTTCTGGTTGGCCGCCACTGTCTGGCAGCAGAGCGCATATGCCGACACCGTGCCGGCCGATCCCAACCAGAGTGTGGTCGGTTCCGTCGTCGGTGGCGTCACGGACCTGACCGGCGCCGCCAACACCGAAGGCAAGGCTGACGGCGCGACCGACCAGCCGGTTTCCGCGCCGGTGCGGTCTGGCCACGACAACGATCGCGACGGCCGGTCGTCCGGCGGTCTGCTTACTCATACGGTCGGCAGCCTGCTGAAGACCACCGACGACACTGTCGGATCGGTCGCAGGTGTCGTGCACGACCTGCCGGTCGTCGGCGGCAAGCCGGACAAGCCGGAGCCGATCCTGGACGACTTCCCCGGCCGGCTGCCGTGCTGCCTCGACCTACCGCTGCCGCTGCCGCTCCCGCAGCTGCCGGCGCCACCGAGCGCTCGCCCGGTCCCGGCGCCCGTGCCGGCGTCCGGGTCGACCGGCAGCGCTCTTCCCGACTTGCTGCCAAGCGTGCCGGCCGCCAAGCCGGCACCGGTGCGGCTGCACGCGACGGCCCCACTGGCCGGCGCGGCGCAACTGATCAGCGCGTCCGGTTCGCCGGCCGCGCCGGGTTCGTTCCCGGCGCAGCCGTTGTTCTCGGTGGCGTCCGGATCCGGTCACACCGGCACGGACGCGAGCGCCTGGCTCTACTCGCTCGGCTCGTCAGGGCTCGGGTCCACGATGTCCGGTCCGGTTGGTACTGATGATCTATTCATCCTGCATACCACCGCCAAGCCGGCTGTCTCTCCGGACTGAGTCGCTTCCCGGTGAGCTCGGACCCGCCAGCCAGGCGGCGTACGGCTCACAGCGCTTGACCACACGCCAAGTGACTAGAAGGGCCCTGAAACAGTGAACAAGTGGGTACGCCGATCGCTGGAGACAGCGATCCTGACCGCCGGGTTCGTGGCAGTGGGGGCTGGTGCGGCACACGCTGCCGAGACCGCCAACACGCCGGACGCCAGCGGCGCTTTGACTGACGCGGCACGGGCCGCGCCGGTCGCACTTCCCGACACGTCCAACGTCACCTCGATCGTGCAGTCCACGACCTCGCACGTGACGCAGACCGCCAGCAACACGGTGCACGTACTGGCCCCGCAGGCCAAGGCGGCACCGCAGCAGGCGCTTCAGATAGCCAACAGCCAGTCCGCGGTCGCGGCGGCCAAGGCCGCTGCCGCACAGAAGGCGGCGATCGCCAAGAAGGCGGCGGCCGCCGCCTACCAGGCCCGGCACAGCACGCAGACGCTGGCCGGCAAGCAGTCCCAGGCCGGCCTCGAGCTGCACGTCGCGCCCAACGGTGGCTCGGCACACGGCCACGTCGGCGACGCGCATGGCGGCGGCGATGTCGCGCTGCCGGACCTGCCGGACCTCGGTGGCCTGCCGGACCTCGGCACGCCGTCGGTCCCCACCCTGCCGACCACCCCGGCGCTGCCGAAGCTCGGCAAGCCCGACCTCGGGTCGCTGCCGGGTTCGGACCAGCTGCCGAGCCTGCCCGACCTCGGCTCGTTGCCGAGCCTGCCGGACGTTGGCTCGTTGCCGAGCGCGCCGGACCTGGGTTCGCTGCCGGTGCACCTGCCGGACGCGCACTCGTTGCCGGCCACTGGTCTGCCGAGCCTGCCGGACGTTGGCTCGTTGCCGAGCCTGCCCGACCTCGGCTCGTTGCCCAGCGCGCCGGATCTCGGCTCGCTGCCGCTGAGCGTGCCGGACGTACACACGCTGCCGGCGACCGGACTGCCCAGCGGCCTGCCGAGCGTCGGCTCGCTGCCGGGCCTGCCGTCGGTGCCGAGCACTCCGAGCTTGCCGGACCTGCCGGTGCTCGGTGACCTGCCAGGCGGCGGCCTGCCGGACGTCGGCAGCCTGCCGTCGCTGCCGGACCTGCCGGAGCTGCCGGGCCTCGGCTCGCTGCCGACCGGTGGCGTCGTACCGAGCGTGCCGTCGACCCTGCCGGCGCCGCAATACAAGACGCTGCCGGCCAACGGCCTGCCCGGCCTGCCCGACCTCGGCCTGCCGTCGCTGCCTGACCTGCCGGAGCTCGGCTCGTTGCCGGACCTGCCGACGGCCGGTCTGCCGTCGCTGCCGGACCCGGGTCAGCTGCAGACGTTGCCGAGCCTGCCGGACACGCCGGATCTCGGCGGCCTGCCGAGCCTGCCTGGCGTGCCGGACCTCGGCCTGCCGGGCCTGGGTGAGCTGCCTGGTCTGGGCAGCCTGCCGAGCCTGCCGGGCACCGGCGTCGTACCCAACAACCCCAGCCTGCCGGATCTCGACGGCGGCCTGAGCTCGGTGCCGGTCGTCGGCTCGCTGCTCGGTGGGGTGGACGCACCGACCACGCCGGCACTGCCGGGCCTGCCGGGTCTGAGCGACCTGCCGAGCCTGCCCAGCCTCGGCGACCTGCCGGGTTCGGATCAGCTGCCCGGCCTGGGTGACCTGCCGTCGCTGCCGGACCTGCCGGACGCCGGCAGTCTGCCCAGCGCTCCGAGCCTGCCGAGCGTCGGCGGTCTCGGCGGCCTGCTCGGCTCGCTGCCGGTCGTCGGAAGCGTTGTCGGCGCGGTCGAGGACCTGCCGGTCCTCGGCTCGGTGGTCGGAGGCGTGGAGTCGACGGTCGACACGGTCACCGACACCACGACCCACCTGGTCGCCCCGGCCAAGCCACATCCGGTCACGCACGCGCAGTCTGACCTGCTCGGCACGGTCGGCAACACCGTGAGTGGCCTCGGTGGCACGCTCACCGAGACCGCGAGCTCGGTGGTCGGCGGCCTGTCCGGCGGCGAGAGCGCCATCAGCCTGCCGGGTCTCGGCGGTGTCGGCGGTGTTGTCGATGGCGGCACCGAGGTGCTCGGCAACATGATGCACGGCCACGGCGGCACGCAGGGTGGCGGCGCGCTCGCCGGCCTGCCGGGCCTGCCGGGCAGCAGCCAGGCCGGCAGCCAGGCCGGCAGCCAGCCGGGCAGCCAGCCGGGTCAGACCGGCGGTGCTTCGCAGGCCGGTGGCGGCGCCAGCGGCGTCTTCACCCCGTCGGCTCCGGCCAGCACTCCGCAGAGTGGCACCGGCACGCAGGTCGGCGACGTGCCGACCGGCGCTCCGGAGACCGGTGGCGGCTCCACCGCCACCTCCGGCAGTGCGAGCGACGGCTGGAACGAAGGCGCGCTGCTCGCGGGTGGCCTGCTGATCGGTGCGGCCGCGGCCGCCTCGGTTGCTCGGCGGCGTAGCCGGCGGGCATGAGCGGTTTAGAAAGCAGAAGGCGTTTCGTCACGGTGGTGGCGACCCTCGTGGTCGTCGCCGTCGTGGCGGGCGTCGGTTATGGCCTGGTGTCCCTGTTCTTCGGGGCGCCAGGCTCCCGACCGCCGGCGACGGCACAGGCACCGTCCGGCGCTCCGACGCCGTCGGCCAGCACGCCGGCGCTGAGCCATTCCATCCCGACCCACCTGTCGATCCCGGCGATCGGCGTGGACGGCGCACTGCAGCAGGTTGGCGTCGATCCGGCGCGAAACACGCTGCAGCAACCCGCCAAGCCGGCACAGGCGGCCTGGTTCAAGAACTCGCGTACGCCTGGGCAGACCGGCGCCGCGATCCTGGTCGGCTACATCTCCACCGGCACCAAGACCCACGGCGTCTTCGCCAAGCTCGGCGCGCTCAAGCCGGGCGGCGAGATCCGGATCGCGCGGGCCGACGGCACGACGGTCGTCTTCGCGGTGGACAGCATCACCGAATACGCGGCCAACGAGCTGCCGACCGACAAGGTCTTCGCCAACACCGCCGAGCCGACTCTGCGGATCATCACCTGCGGCGGCTCCCTGCACGGCGGCGGCAAAACCTCGACCAACGTCGTCGTTTACGCACACATGACAGCCACGGCCTAGGCTGGCACCGTGCCTGGTGTCCCTCCACAGCGATTCACCTATCTCGGTCCGGAAGGTACGTTCGCCGAGCAGGCGCTGCTGACGATCGCGGCGGCCCGCGACGGCGTACGCGAGCCGGCCGCCAACGTGCCCGAGGCGCTCGACGCCGTACGGGCCGGCGAGGCCGGCGCGGCGTTGGTGCCACTGGAAAACTCCGTCGAAGGCGCGGTCGGCGTCACGCTCGACGAGCTGGCCTTCGGCGAGCCGTTGCAGATCACCAGAGAGGTGTTGCTGCCGGTGCGGTTCGGCCTGTTCGGCCGTCCCGGCACCGAGCTGTCCGCCGTACGCACCGTCGCCAGCCATCCGCACGGCCTGGCGCAGGTGCGCTCCTGGATGCGCAAGAACCTGCCGGACGCCGAGCAGCGCTCCACCTCCTCGACCTCGGAGGCGGCGACCGCGGTGGCGCGCGGCGACTTCGACGCGGCGGCCTGCGCGGCGGTGGCCGGCGAGCGCAATCATCTGCGGCTGTTGGTCGACGACATCGGTGAGGAGTCCGACGCGGTCACCCGGTTCGTGCTGGTGACGCGGCCAGGCCGGCCGCCGGAGCGCACCGGCGACGACTTCACCTCTTTCGTCGCGTTCATCGCGCACGACCGCGCCGGCGCGCTCCTGGAGGTGCTGACCGAGCTGGCCGTACGCGGCATCAACCTGACCAGGATCGAGTCGCGGCCGACCAAGGAGCGGCTCGGCCGCTATTGCTTCTTCCTCGACTGCACCGGCCACATCAACGACGACCGGGTCGGCGAGGCGCTGATGGGTCTGCGGCGGATCTGTGCGGACGTACGCTTCCTCGGCTCCTATCCGGCCGCCGAGCCGTCGCCGCCCTACACCAGCCGGCCGGGCACGTCCGACGCCGACTTCACCGACGCGGCCGCGTGGCTGCGCGCCCTGCGGGACGGATCCGAGCGCGGGTGAAGCGGCTGCTGGTGTTCCGGCACGGGCAGAGCGAGGCCAACCTGGTCGGCAGCCTGGACTGCGAGGTGCCCGGTCCGCCGCTCACCGAGCGGGGCCGGCAGGAGGCGAAGGCGCTGGTCGACACGCTCGCCGGCGAGGACGTGGCGGCCATCTGGGCCTCCACGATGATCCGGTCGCAGCAGACCGCGCAGCCACTGGCCGACGCCCGCGGCCTGTCCGTACGCGTCCGCGCCGACCTGCGCGAGTGCCACGTCGGTGACCTGCACGCCCGGCACGACGAGGAGGCGCACGAGCTCTTCGACGAGATGGCGGTCGCCTGGTGGCTCGACGCCAACCTGGACGTACGCCGGCCGGGCGGTGAGTCCGGGCGTGAGGTCGTCGACCGGATCGGCGCGGTGCTGACCGAGGCCGTCGGCTCGCTCGCCGAAGGTGAGACCGCGGTCGTGGTCTCGCATGCGGCGGCGATCCGGCTGACGATCCCGCAGCTGTGTCCCGGCATCTCGCCGCTGCACGCACTGCGCCACCACCTGCCCAACACCGGCCTGGTGGAGGTGGAGGTCAACGGCGGCGACTGGCTGTGCCGCAGCTGGAACGGCGCGCCGCCGGGTTAGAGCCCGCCGGAAGCGGAGAGCAGCGCGCCGGTCTTCGGGTCGAGCGTGACCAGCTGGCCGCCGGCTCGTACGAAGACATAGTCGGCCGTGCTCGTGACGCTGTCGATGGCCGGGATGATCCCTGGCTCAGGTTTGTCGGTCTTGGCCAGGCTCAGGCCGGTGCGCGGGTTGAGCCCCTCGTACGTGCAGGGGCTCGCCGAGGTGCCGCTCTCGTCCAGGCAGGACGCGACGACGACCGCGTACGCGCTGACCGCGACCCGTTGCTTGTCACTGCTGCTCTTCACTCTGCTGCTTTGGTTCCACAGCCGCTTGCCGGTGGCCACGTCGATGGCCCAGATCTCCGGCTTCTCGCTGTCGAAGGACGGTGCCGCCTCGACGATCGCCACGCCGGCGACGATGCCGCGCGGCATGAACCTGTAGTTCTTGGCGGTGAAGACCGTACGCACGACACCGTTGGCGGGGTTGATCGTCCGCAGCTGGCCGGCGCCGTCCTTGTCGTCGGCCCACTGCAGGCCGCCGATGTCGGTGCGGTCGTCGTCGCGCCAGATCGACGGGATCGGGTCGTCGTCTTGTGGCTGGTAGCTGTGCTGGAAAAGCTTGGAAAGACTCGGCAGTGAATAACCGACCGCGCAGCTGTATCCGGACGACATCAGCGCCACGACCTGCTTGCGGTCGGCGCTGAAAAGCCAGTCGTCGGCGTCGGCGTGTACGTCGGTGATGCTCACCTGGCAGGCCGGCGCCGCGGAGTGCAGCGTGCCGCCGGTCGCCGGGTCGATGACCTTCAGCGCGTGACCGTAGGGTGCCTTCACCTCGTCGTCGACGACGACCTTGTCACCGACGACCCACAGGTCCCGCGGCTGCGACTCCAACGTGGTGTTGCCGGCGGGCCGGCCGCTGGCCAGGTCGAAGGCCTGGACGCGGCCGTCCTTGCTCAGCGCCACCACATGTCGGCCGGCGACGACGGCACAGGACGAGTCGCACGGACCGGCCAGGTCGTTGGACAGGGTCTGGATCCATTTGCGCTGACCGGTCGCCAGGTCGAAGCCAAACGCGGCGCTCTTGGTGATCGCGACGCCGGTCGTACCAGCCGCCACCAGCTGCTCGAAGGAGTCGTCCTCGCCGATCTCCGGCCCGGTCCACACCACCTTTCCGGACGCCGGTGTCAGCCGGCGTACGACCGCCTTCGGCTTGTCGGAGCCCGGCTTCCACCCCATCACCAGCACGTCCTTGGTGCCCGCCACCGGCACCGGTGCCGTCTCGACCTGGAATCGATCGTCGGCGCCGCCATACGCACTGGTCAGGCCGCTGAACCAGGTGAAAGCGTACGAGCCGGCGCCGATGTCGGCGGCCAGGACGACCGCGGCGGTGGCCAGGCCGACCGTCACGCCGATCCAACCCCGTTTGCGCCGCTTCGGCGGAGGTGGCGGCGGGTCCGCCGGACGAGGTGGTGTCGGGTACGGAAGCGTCGCCTTCGCCGGCGCTTCGCCGCTCGCCAACGCGGCGCGGCACCGGTCCGAGGTCCACCGCTGCGCCGGATCCTTGATCAACATGCCGTGCAACACCGGCGCGATCCAGCCGGCCAGCCGCATCGGGTCCGGCGCCTCGGTGACCGCGGCGGCCAGCGTGGTGAGCTGGCTGTCCCGCACGTACGGCGGCCGTCCTTCGACCGCTGTGTAGAGCGTCGCGCCGAGCGAGTAGATGTCGCTCGGCGGACCGGCGGTCTCGCCGCGTACCCGCTCCGGCGCGACGTACGCGGGCGAGCCGACCAGATAGCCGGTCTTGGTGGTCGACACCTGGCCGAGCTCGAAGGCGATGCCGAAGTCGGTCAGCGTCGGGTTGCCGTTGGCGTCCACGATCACGTTGGCCGGCTTCACGTCCCGGTGCAGCACGCCGGCTTCGTGCGCGGCGTCGAGCGCGCCGAGCAACGCGACACCGATCTTGGCGACCTGGTCGGGCGGCAGCGGCCCGTCCCGTTCGACGAGGTCGTCGAGCGAACGGCCCGGCAGCAGCTCCATGACGATCCACGGCTGGTCGTCGACGATCAGCACGTCGTGCACCTGGCAGATCGCCGGATGCCGCAGCCGGGCGCCGAGCCGGGCCTCGCGGAGCAGCCGTTGGAAGCTGCTGCGCCGCTCCCGCTCGGGGATGCCGTCCGGCAGCCGCACCTGCTTGAGGGCCACCTCGCGGTGCAGCATCTCGTCGCGAGCCCGCCAGACCGTACCCATCCCACCGGCGCCGATCCGTGCGAGCATCCGGTATCGCTCGGCAACCAGCCGCTCGCCGCTCACATGCGGCAGGCTATGGTCCCGGCGCCGCGGCCGCTGCCTTTCCGGCAAACCTTCACCCGTTTGGCCATGGTGAGGGTCAGCGGCCGCCGGTGCCGGTGCTGGACTGGCCGGAGTAGCCCTCGGACGGCTGGATGATGACGTAACCCTGGCCGTTGAAAACGATCTGGAACATCTCGCCGGAGCCACCCTTGAGGATCGACTTGAGACCCTGCGAGCGGTGGATCGAGGTCTGCAGGTTGGCCGACCAGC
The Fodinicola acaciae DNA segment above includes these coding regions:
- a CDS encoding histidine phosphatase family protein produces the protein MERQVIAVRHGESAANAAFAIADRTGVEPTGLPPRDADVVLTETGRRQSLALGRWLAGLPSGERPQVIRSSVFVRARATAELISEAFTPAPPLSLDERLRDRDMGAFELLTAGAIRRRFPQESARRDRVGDLFYRPPGGESLADVGIRVRGVLAELDDHRTLIVAHDAVVLMLRYVLEGLSEDDLRSVVRDDPVRNSSVTRWRRRGDRWELLDYNRLDHLG
- a CDS encoding arginine deiminase: MTAPPAKPYADSEVGRLRTVMLHRPGPELKRLTPRNNDDLLFDGIPWVGRAQEEHDAFAEALRGHGVEVLYLADLVRETLAVPDARAMVTEAVLADPRLGVGLRKAVGQLLDTLEPTALAEVLMAGLAHHELRTGRDTLTYTLMDEHDFVIDPLPNLLFTRDSSVWIGDQVAVTSFAMPARSRETTLTEAIYTHHPRFAGTELVYEPGFEHVEGGDVLLLAPGVIAVGVGERTTPAGAERLAQRVFERGLAHTVLALPIAQERATMHLDTICTMVDVDAVVMYPNIADSLVAYTMTAGEQPRLTGPEPFLTAAAKAMRIDMLRVIDTGLDPVTAEREQWDDGNNTLCIEPRLAVAYERNIETNARLEEAGIEVVRIAGSELGSGRGGPRCMSCPVSREPLQR
- a CDS encoding sortase domain-containing protein — encoded protein: MSGLESRRRFVTVVATLVVVAVVAGVGYGLVSLFFGAPGSRPPATAQAPSGAPTPSASTPALSHSIPTHLSIPAIGVDGALQQVGVDPARNTLQQPAKPAQAAWFKNSRTPGQTGAAILVGYISTGTKTHGVFAKLGALKPGGEIRIARADGTTVVFAVDSITEYAANELPTDKVFANTAEPTLRIITCGGSLHGGGKTSTNVVVYAHMTATA
- the pheA gene encoding prephenate dehydratase, which gives rise to MPGVPPQRFTYLGPEGTFAEQALLTIAAARDGVREPAANVPEALDAVRAGEAGAALVPLENSVEGAVGVTLDELAFGEPLQITREVLLPVRFGLFGRPGTELSAVRTVASHPHGLAQVRSWMRKNLPDAEQRSTSSTSEAATAVARGDFDAAACAAVAGERNHLRLLVDDIGEESDAVTRFVLVTRPGRPPERTGDDFTSFVAFIAHDRAGALLEVLTELAVRGINLTRIESRPTKERLGRYCFFLDCTGHINDDRVGEALMGLRRICADVRFLGSYPAAEPSPPYTSRPGTSDADFTDAAAWLRALRDGSERG
- a CDS encoding histidine phosphatase family protein; the protein is MKRLLVFRHGQSEANLVGSLDCEVPGPPLTERGRQEAKALVDTLAGEDVAAIWASTMIRSQQTAQPLADARGLSVRVRADLRECHVGDLHARHDEEAHELFDEMAVAWWLDANLDVRRPGGESGREVVDRIGAVLTEAVGSLAEGETAVVVSHAAAIRLTIPQLCPGISPLHALRHHLPNTGLVEVEVNGGDWLCRSWNGAPPG
- a CDS encoding protein kinase domain-containing protein; amino-acid sequence: MSGERLVAERYRMLARIGAGGMGTVWRARDEMLHREVALKQVRLPDGIPERERRSSFQRLLREARLGARLRHPAICQVHDVLIVDDQPWIVMELLPGRSLDDLVERDGPLPPDQVAKIGVALLGALDAAHEAGVLHRDVKPANVIVDANGNPTLTDFGIAFELGQVSTTKTGYLVGSPAYVAPERVRGETAGPPSDIYSLGATLYTAVEGRPPYVRDSQLTTLAAAVTEAPDPMRLAGWIAPVLHGMLIKDPAQRWTSDRCRAALASGEAPAKATLPYPTPPRPADPPPPPPKRRKRGWIGVTVGLATAAVVLAADIGAGSYAFTWFSGLTSAYGGADDRFQVETAPVPVAGTKDVLVMGWKPGSDKPKAVVRRLTPASGKVVWTGPEIGEDDSFEQLVAAGTTGVAITKSAAFGFDLATGQRKWIQTLSNDLAGPCDSSCAVVAGRHVVALSKDGRVQAFDLASGRPAGNTTLESQPRDLWVVGDKVVVDDEVKAPYGHALKVIDPATGGTLHSAAPACQVSITDVHADADDWLFSADRKQVVALMSSGYSCAVGYSLPSLSKLFQHSYQPQDDDPIPSIWRDDDRTDIGGLQWADDKDGAGQLRTINPANGVVRTVFTAKNYRFMPRGIVAGVAIVEAAPSFDSEKPEIWAIDVATGKRLWNQSSRVKSSSDKQRVAVSAYAVVVASCLDESGTSASPCTYEGLNPRTGLSLAKTDKPEPGIIPAIDSVTSTADYVFVRAGGQLVTLDPKTGALLSASGGL